From Mytilus edulis chromosome 8, xbMytEdul2.2, whole genome shotgun sequence, one genomic window encodes:
- the LOC139485134 gene encoding cytochrome b-c1 complex subunit 8-like, whose product MGRHFGGLKVMKSQQIHWTLSPFEQRAFAGFFSVGFPKGVRRMTYALFRGVPIICATFYLINWGDKEGLRTIKKLPGQFDNDV is encoded by the exons ATGGGGAGACATTTTGGAGGCCTTAAGGTCATGAAATCACAACAAATTCATTGGACATTATCTCCATTTGAACAGAGAGCATTTGCAGGATTTTTTTCTGTAGGGTTTCCAAAAGGAGTACGGAGGATGACTTACGCATTGTTCCGAGGAGTTCCTA TTATCTGTGCAACCTTTTATCTAATTAACTGGGGAGACAAGGAAGGACTGAGGACAATAAAGAAACTACCAGGACAATTTGATAATGATGTGTAA